The proteins below come from a single Chiloscyllium punctatum isolate Juve2018m chromosome 20, sChiPun1.3, whole genome shotgun sequence genomic window:
- the LOC140491784 gene encoding LOW QUALITY PROTEIN: glutaredoxin domain-containing cysteine-rich protein 2 (The sequence of the model RefSeq protein was modified relative to this genomic sequence to represent the inferred CDS: substituted 1 base at 1 genomic stop codon) translates to MEELHSKFSNKCEPKPRKVRFRISSSYSGRVLKQVYEDGSESEEPEEDGQRGSLKTRLNERFEIGRAIAQEHWDTAYPSSTRLLAQRINVFRDGNRYSMTGEQNLFTDLTENRSKSSTILNFGKIIIYTSNLRIIKAPLTQRKLISKLFQTQLISENTANLDGKGEAEESSEKQLRTAEEGGLEPTCLQCDGAGSVPCSLCHGSKLSMFANRFKESFXAIRCPGCNENGVQPCQSCAD, encoded by the exons ATGGAGGAACTCCACAGTAAGTTCAGTAATAAGTGTGAACCCAAGCCCAGGAAAGTTAGATTCCGGATCTCCTCCTCTTACAGTGGTCGTGTGCTGAAGCAGGTTTATGAGGATGGGTCAGAGTCAGAAGAACCTGAGGAAGACGGTCAACGTGGGTCATTGAAAACAAGACTGAATGAGAGATTTGAAATTGGCCGAGCTATAGCACAGGAACACTGGGACACAGCTTACCCTTCTTCAACACGTTTATTAGCACAGAGAATAAATGTGTTCAGAGATGGAAATAGGTACAGTATGACAGGTGAACAGAACCTATTCACTGACCTGACTGAAAACCGTTCCAAG TCATCAACAATACTGAATTTCGGAAAAATTATCATCTATACAAGTAACCTGAGGATCATAAAAGCACCGCTGACTCAGAGAAAGCTCATAAGTAAACTTTTCCAAACTCAGCTGATCTCTGAAAATACAGCAAACCTGGACGGAAAGGGGGAGGCTGAAGAAAGCAGTGAAAAGCAGTTAAGGACAGCTGAG GAAGGTGGGTTGGAGCCTACATGTCTGCAGTGCGATGGGGCAGGATCTGTACCCTGCTCTTTGTGCCATGGAAGCAAACTCTCAATGTTTGCCAACCGATTCAAAGAGTCATTCTGAGCCATACGGTGTCCAGGTTGTAATGAGAATGGAGTGCAGCCATGTCAGAGCTGTGCTGATTGA